The DNA window CAGATACTGATCCGCAAGGTGGCCGGGAGTTCGGACGAGCAGGCCAAGCTCTATGACCTGATCATCAATCAGCTGCGCCGCGAGATGGCGCAGATGGTGGTCCAAGCCACCGAGATGATGCACCAGGAAAAGAGCCTCGTCGAATTCGAGCGCGAGCGGACCCAGTCCGTCCTGCAGAACGTGGGCGCGGGGATCATCATCGTCGACCAAGAGGGAAAGGTCATCCTGATGAATCCCGCGGCCGAGGAGATCTACGGCGCGCCGTTCTCCGAGGTCGCGGGCAAGCCCATCACATCCCGGGCCGACGAGAAGCGCGTGGTGGCCATGGCCTCGGAGATCCAGGGCTCCGCGGACCGTCCGTTGAACAAGGACATCCAGGTCCAAGGCTCCGACGACATCAAGAAGACCATCCAGTCGTCCTGGGCTATCGTGAAGAACGAGGCCGGCCGGGTGGTCGGCGTGGTCCTGGCGCTCACGGACCTCGCCAAGCACCGGGAATTGGAGAAGGTGAAGCGGGAATTCGTGGCCCATATGACCCACGAACTGCGGGCCCCTATCTTCGCGACCCAGGCGGCGCTCGAATTCCTCAGGTCCCAATTCGAGGGGAAGCTCGACGAGAAGCAGGAGGGGACTTTCGCGGGCTCTCTTCGGAACCTCCAGCTCCTGGGCAGGCTCGTCAACGACATCCTTGATTTCTCCAAGATCGAGTCGGGGCAGATGACCGTTTATCGCAGGCCGGCGGACCCAGCGAAGATCGCGGGGGAGGCCGCCGAGAGCCTGAAACCCTGGGCGGCCTCGAAGAAGATCCACCTGACCATGGCGCTGGAGCCCGAGCTGGCCCCGGTCTGGGCCGATCCTCAGCGCACGGTCCAGATCCTGATCAATCTTCTGTCGAACGCCATCAAGTTCACTCCCGCCGAGGGGGCGATCGTCCTGTCGGTCTATCGGTCCAAGACCGAGCCGGACCGCTGGATAGAGTTCGCCGTCAGGGACACAGGCTGCGGCATCCCGGTCGCCGATCGGGAACGCATATTCGAGAAGTTCGTCCAGATCGGCAACAAGGAGATGCGCGCGGGCGGGACGGGACTGGGCCTGGCCATCGTCAAGTCGCTCGTCGATCTGCACGGGGGGCAGATATGGCTGGCCAGCGCGGAGGGCAAGGGCTCCACTTTCTATTTCACGCTGCCGATCCACAATGCTGAAGCCGAGCCCGCCCCCGCCCCCGCCCCCCGTCGGCCGTGGTGGAAAGCCCTTTTGGGAATCGGGTCGTAGCGGGAAATCGGCGTTATTTGACTCCGGGTTTTGTATTATAGCCCCAGCGGGCCCCCAGGGGCCCGCAGCGGGACAAAAAAGTGGACCCTAAGACCTCAGCCTCGCGCAGCCCGGGCGCGCCGCGTCCGAAAGTCATGATCGTCGACGACGATGAGAGCGTCCGGGACGCCTGCGGAGCGACGCTCTCCCGGCTGGGCTGCGACGTGGAGCTCTTCCCCGGCGGGGACGCCGCCCGGGCCAGGCTCGAGTCCGCGAGCTTCGACCTCGTCTTGACCGACATCTACATGCCCGGCTCCATCAACGGCGCCCAGCTCGTGGCCGAGATCAAGCGGCGCTCGCCGTCCACCGACGTGATCATGGCCCGGGCCTCAAGAGCGGCGCCTGCGACTATCTGACCAAGCCCTTCTCCCAGGAGTTCCTGGCCTCGGTGGTGAAGCGCGTCCTGGAGAAGCGCCAGCTCTCCGAGGAGCTCGGCCGCGAGAAGATCATGCGCGCGGAGCTGGAAGCCGCCTACCACGAGCTCCAGAAGGTGGAGCGCCTCAAGGAGGGCATCCTGGGCAGGGTCCACCACGAGCTGCGGGCCCCCATCGCCGTGGCCCTGCTCGCCGCGGAATCCCTGGGCGAAGAGTCCTTGAGCGAGAAGGGCCGGGGCCTGGTCAAGCTCGTGCGCCGCAGGATCGGAGACCTCCAGGAGCAGATCGAGGAGATTCTGCTCTACGCGAAGCTCCAGGAGAGCGAGGTCGGCGTGGAGCTTTCCGAGGTGGACCTGAAGCGGCTCCTGGAGACTCTCGTGGCCCGGCTCCAGCCGAATTTCAGGGAGAAGAACCTTGCCGTCGAGATCTCCTGCGACCCCTCGCTCGGCCCGCTGCTCCTTGACGCCGGCTTGATGGAGAACGCCTGCAAGCACCTCCTCCTCAACGCCGCCAAGTTCAGCGGGGGGGACGGGCGCGTCCTCATCGCGGTCCAGCGCAAAGAGGCGAAGGTCCTGATCTCCTTCACCGACCACGGGATCGGCATCCCGGAGGACCAGCTGCCCAAGCTCTCCGACGCCTTCTACCAGGTGGCGGAATGCCTGACGCGCGAGGTGGGCGGGTTGGGGCTGGGCCTGGCCATCGTGCGCCGTATCGCGGAGTCCCATGGGGGCAGCATCAGCGTCACGAGCCGCCTGGGCGAG is part of the Elusimicrobiota bacterium genome and encodes:
- a CDS encoding ATP-binding protein; the encoded protein is MATEPEKSTFENSCLEALKALSRTMVELGLYEPSHPSVAVILKGGEDAIAQAIAESPGGELVFSRDEDRWLANGHIIGLVHQTGGPVLGLISRLKLASITFRAGLTSQELIAFCELSAQRSDAAIDLAGFLSERGVINIGFNEAVYTQVNPDDPQAPAAPEAAEPTPAPGEGAEGADLRNSLQGQPIETALQILIRKVAGSSDEQAKLYDLIINQLRREMAQMVVQATEMMHQEKSLVEFERERTQSVLQNVGAGIIIVDQEGKVILMNPAAEEIYGAPFSEVAGKPITSRADEKRVVAMASEIQGSADRPLNKDIQVQGSDDIKKTIQSSWAIVKNEAGRVVGVVLALTDLAKHRELEKVKREFVAHMTHELRAPIFATQAALEFLRSQFEGKLDEKQEGTFAGSLRNLQLLGRLVNDILDFSKIESGQMTVYRRPADPAKIAGEAAESLKPWAASKKIHLTMALEPELAPVWADPQRTVQILINLLSNAIKFTPAEGAIVLSVYRSKTEPDRWIEFAVRDTGCGIPVADRERIFEKFVQIGNKEMRAGGTGLGLAIVKSLVDLHGGQIWLASAEGKGSTFYFTLPIHNAEAEPAPAPAPRRPWWKALLGIGS
- a CDS encoding response regulator, producing the protein MDPKTSASRSPGAPRPKVMIVDDDESVRDACGATLSRLGCDVELFPGGDAARARLESASFDLVLTDIYMPGSINGAQLVAEIKRRSPSTDVIMARASRAAPATI
- a CDS encoding HAMP domain-containing sensor histidine kinase — encoded protein: MKRVLEKRQLSEELGREKIMRAELEAAYHELQKVERLKEGILGRVHHELRAPIAVALLAAESLGEESLSEKGRGLVKLVRRRIGDLQEQIEEILLYAKLQESEVGVELSEVDLKRLLETLVARLQPNFREKNLAVEISCDPSLGPLLLDAGLMENACKHLLLNAAKFSGGDGRVLIAVQRKEAKVLISFTDHGIGIPEDQLPKLSDAFYQVAECLTREVGGLGLGLAIVRRIAESHGGSISVTSRLGEGSTFTLVLPLKAAPPKPR